TCAAGCACGGCGCGGGAACGCTCACGTTCACCGGGGCGAACACCTACAGCGGCCAGACGATCGTGCGCGAAGGCACGCTCTCGGCGGCCACGATCGGCAACGGTGGCACCGTCGGCAATCTCGGCCAGGCACCGGCCAATTCGGCCTACCTCGTGCTCACCGGCAACGCGGTCGGTAACACCGGCACCCTCCGGTACTCTGGCGCCGGTGAATCGACCGACCGGCTGTTCACGATGCAGGGCTCGGGAGGCACGATCGATGCCTCCGGGTCGGGGGCGCTGGTGCTGGCCAACACCGGCACGATCAGCCAAGGCGCCGGCACGGTGGCATTTTCAAGCACGCTGGTCGCCAGTGCGGGCGTGGTCGGACTCACGACGTCGCAGGCGGCGCAGATCGTCGTCGGCTCGGCGGTGACGGCATCGGGGGCCGGCATTCCCGCCGGCACGACGGTCACCGAAGTCGGCGTCAACTTCGTGCGCCTCAGTGCCAACGGCACCAACACCGCCGGCGCACAGACACTGACCTTCACCCCCCCTGCCGCGCTGACGTCGCGTGTGCTGACGCTGACCGGGTCCAACACCGGCAACAACACGCTCGCGGCCGTGATCGCCGACGCCTCGGGCCTGCCGGTGTCGCTGGTCAAAAACGGCTCGGGCACGTGGCGCCTCTCCGGTGCCAACACCTACACCGGCGCCACCACGGTCCAGGCCGGGCGACTGATTGGCACCACGACGAGCCTCCAGGGCACGATCACGACCAACGCGGCGCTCGAGTTCAACCAAACCACCGACGGCACGTTTGCCGGCGACATCAACGGCACGGGGCTGTTCGAGAAGACCGGCACCGGCAGGCTGACACTCACCGGCGCGGCCCTCAACACGGGCTTCACCGGAACGGTCGGCGTCACCGGCGGGATCCTCGAGGTGGCCCCGACCACGGCGCTGGGCGCCGGGCCGGTGACGGTGGGGAGCGGCGCCTCGCTCGAGGTGCGCGGCACGCTCACGTCGACCGGCGTGACGATCGGCAGCGGCGCGACGCTGACCGGGACCGGTGCGATCAATGGCAACGTGCTCATGAACGGCACGCTCGCCCCGGGCGGCGGGCCGGGCACGCTGTCGATCACCGGCGACCTCGGCCTGTCGGCCGGATCGGTCCTCAATTTCGATCTCGCGGAGACCAACCAGACCGCCGGCGGCGGGATCAACGACCTGGTGATCATCAACGGCAACCTCGTCCTCGACGGCACGCTCAACGTGCCCGATCCGACGGCGGTGTCGAACTGGACGACCAACGCCACGCTTACCAACCCGATCGCCTGGACGCTGTTCACGTTCACCGGCTCGATCGTCAACAACGGCCTGGCGCTCGGCAATCTCCCGACGATCACCGGCACGGCCGGGCCGCAGTCCTGGGATATCGGGATCGTCCTCAACGAGGGTGGCGGCGGCAGCGTGAAGCTCGTCGCCGTGCCCGAGCCCTCGACGGCGCTGATGGTGACCGGTGCACTGGTGACCGGCACGGTCTACCTGCGCCGCCGCCGCCGGACCGCCTGACCGGCGCGGGGCGAGCGGACGGGCCAGGCAGAAGACCGAATTGCTGGCTACCCCGGTGAGTTTGCCGCGGAGTCCGGATCGGCCGAGGTGACGGGCGCGAAAATCACCCGAAGGCCGTTGGCTACGAGTGCTTTTGCGATCGCCATCCGGTCAGCTTTCGGCAGGGGCGAACCCGGATGGGTAGCCGCGAAAGTCGGATAGACCACATCGGCATGATTCGGGTTTGCCAGCCTCCGCCGAGGTTCAGCGGTCGATGGCGGGTCGAGCTCGACGGGCGACGCCGTGACCCGCAGGCCGACACTCCGACACTCGCCGGCCGCGAAATCCGCTCGCGCGAGGAGTCGCTTGCCGCGCAGTCTCGCTACCTCACGCCCTTCGTCCCAAATCTCATCCGTTGTCGCCTGCAGGTGCCTCATCACCGAGAGCTTCCCCGAGGCGGGCGGAATGAATTCGTTGTGCCGCAGCGTTCCATCGGCCCTGATGTTTCCCTGCACCATCACGAATCGGGCCAGCGTCTCCTCATCTGTGACATCGGGAACTTTGCTTGGATCGAGCATTCGAAGTGACCCCGGCTCATCTGTAAATCCGACTGAGGAGGTAGCGAAGCATCTCCGGGGCGTCGTCACCCACGTCGGGCGAAAATCGCCACGTGCCTCTTGGGTCATCGTCGCCGATCACGGCCGCCCAGTGCAGCACCCCAGCGGCACCGATGCTTACGCTGATCGTTCTCCTGGGACCGCGGTGCCATTCAAGGCAGAAGTCCCCATCGCGGTCTGCGCAGGCTTCAGGGGCGGGAAACGTCAGCGGCAAGGCTTCGACGAGCGCGATCGCCGAGCGGAGGCGATCCGGCGGCACCGCACGCGCCTCCTCGCCATCCCAATCGGGTTTGGAATACTGAATCCATTCCTCGAACAGCGCCTCAGCAGCGGGCTTTCGCGTTGGCCCGCTGGTGCGGGCGAAAGTCAGCGAAACGCGCTGTCGCTTTCGGCTTCCCTCCGCGATTTCTTCAAGTCGCAGGGCCGCGGGCCCCGCCCCGAAGTGCTTTCTCCAGCCGCCTGCCACCATCGATCATCTCCGCTCGCCAAAATGGGCCTCGGCGTTCCTGACAGTCGAGAAAAACACACGATTTTTCAGAAATCGCATTTCCTCGAGCCGCTGATCCGCCTCATCCAACGGAATAGTCTCCTCCAACGAGATATCAATGTCGAGGAACAGAACGCCCAAGTCGCCAGCCTCGCTGGGGTCCATTGCCCGTACAAGGCGAACGCCATATGCCGTGCCGGGCCAGCGTACGGCATCCTGATGGAAGAACGATGTCGACTCCAGGCCGAAATCGCTCCACGGGCGTCCCACGCCCTTCATGAAGGTGGCCACCCCCTTGCCGACGGCAAGCGGAATTTTGGAGATGGAGCGGACACCAAGTCGGCTGTACGTCGTCGGTTGAGCGGCCATGACAAACGCCGTAAGAAACGGGCGGGCCCGAGGAAGAAACTCCTCCCACCCCGCGTACGGCTCCAAACGACTGACCGCTACACCATTGGGAAGTATCTGGCCCACGACATGGCCGTCCGCGGAAACGACACGATATCCGGATTGCTCCACTGCCTCGGCAACCCCAACGCCGTGTTCCGACGCCGCGATCGTCGTCTGCAGGTGCCGCAAGGGCTGGATTGAGTAGCCCTTGAATGACTGCTCCAACGTCGGCCGCATTTCGTCGATCTTGACGGTGACGGTCGGCTCGGCACGCCATTCCACGACTGTCTCAACAACCGGCGCGTGAGCCAGCGCGGGAAACGTGTGCCGCACGTCGATGGCCGCGGAGACTGGTGGCTTTGCCATGGCAACGAGCTACTGTGAGTGAAGACCACGCCGGGCCCATCCTACACCCGAAAAACCTTCATCACCTCGTCCCCGAGGTGGTTGATGACCTTGACCGCGATCCTTCGGGACTTCGGCTTCGTGGACGCCCTTTTCGTATCTTCAGAGGGCTTGTCGTCGAGACACTCGCACTCGGCCTTGGGGAAGACATCCGCCTTCTCGCGCGTGGCCATCGGGAGAGCCGTCGGTTTGGGTGGTGGCTGCTCCCAGAGCCGGGCAACGCCGTAGAGTCGAGAAGGATCCTCACCGCATGTACTCCGCGAAGTCGTCGAGATGCGACTCGTCTTCGCACACGACGACCAGCGTCCCCAAGGCCGAACCGGGCGCCCGCGGCATCACGGGAATGGGCCCCTCTGCTTGGAGCCTGGCGATGGGCTGGTCGCTGCGGGTGATCGTCAATTCCTCGCCCGCACGGAGATGGTCGATCAACTCGGCAAGGCGGGCCTGGGCTTCATCAATCGTCACCGTGGCCATCGGTCGGCACCTCCAGAACGCTCTTGGACCCTCACCCTGGCGATGATTCTACCCCCTCACCCCACGACCGCACCGCCGCGATCGCGGGCAGCACCGCCCGTCACCCGAGTGATCAAGTCGGTGAAACAGCCCTTCACCTTGGCGGCAAACTCGCTCTCCATCTGGTAGACCTCGGTCAGTTCGGCGAAAGCCCAGCGGCCGTGGTGGCCAAGGCGGTTCACGCCGGGCATCCAGTAGGTTTTCATCGTCTCGGCCTTCTCCTTGGAATCCTCGCGGTGGTAGCCCTTGATCTCGACGACCTTGGGGAAGACATCTGCGTTCTTGCGCTTGGCCATCGGATCCTTCCTGGGAGTCGGGCGCCCGGCCACTCCGATCAGCGCGAGTTCACTCGTCAGCCCGAGAGGCTGGCGGCGGTCAGCCGCTCGATGGCAATGAGCAGCAGGCGATCATCGAAAAGCCTCAGCTTGCGGCGGGCGGCCGCGTGACCGCCCGGCCATTCGGCCAACCCCGCTTTGACGGCCGTAAGGGTCAGCGGGCATTGCCGTTCGGACGCCATCCAATCGACGGTTGCCAGCAGTTCCATGCCGAGCGGCGACTCGAATCCGTCGATCACCGCGGCAGTCGCCTCCAGCGCGTTGCGGTACTCGAGGCACTCCACCGACTGAAGGAACGCTTCGACTGCCGATCGCTTCGAGGCTTCGAACCAGATCAAATCGGTCGGCCCGGCATCGCTGAGCCGCTTCTCACAGTGCAGGTAGCTCCCGTCCAATTCATTGAGCAGGTGCCGGAGATTATCCGCGTACGGACCATACTTTTCCGGGGAATACTTCAGACCGAGGGGGTCGGTCAGCCGCAGCTTGCGGATCCCCCTGGTGAGGAACCACCCGAGCTTCTGCACTTCGAGGTTCGTGCAGTCCATTCCCAACACACCGTACCGCCTCACCAGCTCCGCCATCAGCGCCCGCGACGGCGTCAGGTGCTCGACACCGCTGCGTTTGGGGGTGTTGGGGTACTCCGACGTCGGCTCAAAAACGACGACGTCGACCTCGTCGAGATCGGCGAGCGCAAGATCGATCTCCCGTTTGACCTGCGACCATTCGAGCCCGCCGGCCCCGCAACCGAGCGGCGGGATGGCCACCGACCGAATCCGCCGCGCCCGGATCACCCGCGCCAGGTCGTGGAGGCCGTCGCGAATCCACTCCATCCTCGACGGCTGGCGCCAGTGCTTCTTGGTCGGAAAGTTGATGATCCAGCGCTGCCCGGTCAGATCGTGGTCGCGAACGACGAACATCGTCCCGACGTTCACTTCCCCTGCCCGACAGGCGGCGATGTACCGCCGGGAACTCTCGGGAAATGCTTCCCGAAACATGAGCGCGATCCCCTTGCCCATCACCCCGACTTCGTTGACGGTGTTGACGAGCGCCTCGACGGGGGCTTCGAGCAGATTGCCTTGGGTGTAGCGGATCATCAGAAGTACCAGGAGCGTTTTTTGAGGATTTTCAAACATACCCCGGCAGTTGTCTGTATTCCAAGGAGCCGCTCCAGAGGCCCCGGGCCATGGCACGCGATCCCGAGCAGCGCCGAGACGGGCAGATGGCGGTGGACGAGTGCTTCCGCCTGATACCGCTCGTTTCGTTCAGGGTGGTTCGGATCCCGTTGGAAATTCCGCTCGCGGAGCAAGTGCCAGTCGATGCAGTCGAGGTCGTGCAGGTCGGCAAGGTATCGGGCCGTCTGAACGTAGGCGTAGCGGTCGGTGTAGACGAAGGGTGTGACGGTCTCGACGAGCTTCGGCAGCGACGACACCAGGATCACGATGTCGGCCATCGGGAGCTGCTCCACCCCATGCCCCGTCTTGATCTTGAGGAGCATCGGCGAGTGGGGCGTGAAGTAGAACGGAACGTAGTCGCTCAGCGTTCCGCCGGGCGCGATGGGCACCTTTCGGTTCGAGCGTCTGGTGATCAAGTCGGGGTCACCGATGGACCGAAAGGCCGGGTCCTTCGTGGCAGCACTTTGACAATGGACGCCGTGGGAAAGGATCCACGGCACGTTGTCGATGTGAGTGATGCGGAAGATGAGGGCCTTCTCCCGGGAGATGTCGCTCATACCCGCCCTCCGCGGATGATCGACGCGGCCACGGGAGTCGGCACGTCTTCGATCGACACGGAGGCCATCATTCGCTCCTCACCACCCGCCCGAGCGTCGCCGTTGACTCGCGCTGCCTGCCGCTACACCGGCTTCAGAACGGGCGGTGCACCGGCTGCCTCGATCAAGTCTCCAAACGCCCTCTCGATCTTGGCGGTGAACTCGCTCTCGATCGTGTAGACCTCGGTCAACTCGGCGAAGCCCCACCGGCCGTGGTGGCCGAGATGGTTTACGCCCGGCACCCAGTAGGTCTTCATCGTCTCGGCCTTCTCCTTGGCATCCTCGCGGCGGTAGCCCTTGATCTCGACGACGAGGTTCAGGAGATCATCGTCACCGTGGCCGTCATCGACGCGCACGATGAAGTCGGGGCGGTAGCGGCGGACCTCGGAGCCGTAGCGGTAGGGCACCTCGAAGCCGAGCCCGTGGTTCTTCACGTAGGCCCGGACCTGCGGATGATCCTCGACCACGCGGCAGAGTTGCGCTTCCCAGCCGCTGTCGCAGACCACCCAATTCACGTGGCAGCGGTCGGGGGCCGTCTC
The Planctomycetota bacterium DNA segment above includes these coding regions:
- a CDS encoding PEP-CTERM sorting domain-containing protein (PEP-CTERM proteins occur, often in large numbers, in the proteomes of bacteria that also encode an exosortase, a predicted intramembrane cysteine proteinase. The presence of a PEP-CTERM domain at a protein's C-terminus predicts cleavage within the sorting domain, followed by covalent anchoring to some some component of the (usually Gram-negative) cell surface. Many PEP-CTERM proteins exhibit an unusual sequence composition that includes large numbers of potential glycosylation sites. Expression of one such protein has been shown restore the ability of a bacterium to form floc, a type of biofilm.), which translates into the protein VSAGSGPNTFANDVILTNGFARFGGSQPLTLNGGMFLNSAATNNSVVSVESTSAPVTLNGIINGGGVIKHGAGTLTFTGANTYSGQTIVREGTLSAATIGNGGTVGNLGQAPANSAYLVLTGNAVGNTGTLRYSGAGESTDRLFTMQGSGGTIDASGSGALVLANTGTISQGAGTVAFSSTLVASAGVVGLTTSQAAQIVVGSAVTASGAGIPAGTTVTEVGVNFVRLSANGTNTAGAQTLTFTPPAALTSRVLTLTGSNTGNNTLAAVIADASGLPVSLVKNGSGTWRLSGANTYTGATTVQAGRLIGTTTSLQGTITTNAALEFNQTTDGTFAGDINGTGLFEKTGTGRLTLTGAALNTGFTGTVGVTGGILEVAPTTALGAGPVTVGSGASLEVRGTLTSTGVTIGSGATLTGTGAINGNVLMNGTLAPGGGPGTLSITGDLGLSAGSVLNFDLAETNQTAGGGINDLVIINGNLVLDGTLNVPDPTAVSNWTTNATLTNPIAWTLFTFTGSIVNNGLALGNLPTITGTAGPQSWDIGIVLNEGGGGSVKLVAVPEPSTALMVTGALVTGTVYLRRRRRTA
- a CDS encoding DUF4433 domain-containing protein, coding for MSDISREKALIFRITHIDNVPWILSHGVHCQSAATKDPAFRSIGDPDLITRRSNRKVPIAPGGTLSDYVPFYFTPHSPMLLKIKTGHGVEQLPMADIVILVSSLPKLVETVTPFVYTDRYAYVQTARYLADLHDLDCIDWHLLRERNFQRDPNHPERNERYQAEALVHRHLPVSALLGIACHGPGPLERLLGIQTTAGVCLKILKKRSWYF
- a CDS encoding TIGR04255 family protein; this translates as MAKPPVSAAIDVRHTFPALAHAPVVETVVEWRAEPTVTVKIDEMRPTLEQSFKGYSIQPLRHLQTTIAASEHGVGVAEAVEQSGYRVVSADGHVVGQILPNGVAVSRLEPYAGWEEFLPRARPFLTAFVMAAQPTTYSRLGVRSISKIPLAVGKGVATFMKGVGRPWSDFGLESTSFFHQDAVRWPGTAYGVRLVRAMDPSEAGDLGVLFLDIDISLEETIPLDEADQRLEEMRFLKNRVFFSTVRNAEAHFGERR
- a CDS encoding type II toxin-antitoxin system prevent-host-death family antitoxin, which codes for MATVTIDEAQARLAELIDHLRAGEELTITRSDQPIARLQAEGPIPVMPRAPGSALGTLVVVCEDESHLDDFAEYMR
- a CDS encoding macro domain-containing protein translates to MIRYTQGNLLEAPVEALVNTVNEVGVMGKGIALMFREAFPESSRRYIAACRAGEVNVGTMFVVRDHDLTGQRWIINFPTKKHWRQPSRMEWIRDGLHDLARVIRARRIRSVAIPPLGCGAGGLEWSQVKREIDLALADLDEVDVVVFEPTSEYPNTPKRSGVEHLTPSRALMAELVRRYGVLGMDCTNLEVQKLGWFLTRGIRKLRLTDPLGLKYSPEKYGPYADNLRHLLNELDGSYLHCEKRLSDAGPTDLIWFEASKRSAVEAFLQSVECLEYRNALEATAAVIDGFESPLGMELLATVDWMASERQCPLTLTAVKAGLAEWPGGHAAARRKLRLFDDRLLLIAIERLTAASLSG